A genomic region of Vespa crabro chromosome 19, iyVesCrab1.2, whole genome shotgun sequence contains the following coding sequences:
- the LOC124430605 gene encoding transcription elongation factor SPT5-like has product MSESEGSNFSDNESDRGGGGSESDQDENRSISCSRSPSRSPSRSPSRSRSRSKSGSGSEDEDAKADEAEEVKSGDEEAVEPEEEPEGEDLDGSSEYDEEEEEEDDDRPRKKKKKDRFGGFIIDEAEVDDEVEDDEEWEEGAQEIGIVGNEVDELGPTAREIEGRRRGTNLWDSQKEDEIEEYLRKKYADESAAARHFGDGGEEMSDEITQQTLLPGVKDPNLWMIKCRIGEERATVLLLMRKFITYQFSGEPLQIKSVVVPEGVKGYIYIEAYKQPHIKAAIENVGNLRMGIWKQQMVPIKEMTDVLRVVKEQTGLKAKQWVRLKRGIYKDDIAQVDYVDLAQNQVHLKLLPRIDYTRPRGALRTAQSESEALKRKKKRRPPAKPFDPEAIRAIGGEVTSDGDFLIFEGNRYSRKGFLYKNFTTSAIIAEGVKPTLSELERFEEAPEGIEIDLSGTPTTGVPAGKEDQGVVHSFSNGDNVEVCEGELINLQGKIVSIDGNMIMVMPKHEELKEALEFQSTELRKHFTMGDHVKVVAGRYEGDTGLIVRVEQNRIVLFSDLSMHELEVLPRDLQLCSDMATGVDSLGQFQWGDLVQLDAQTVGVIVRLERENFHILSMHGKVIEARPQGLTKRRENRNAVALDSQQNPIQKKDIVKVVDGPHAGRGGEIKHLYRSFAFLHSRMFVDNGGIFVCKTRHLQLSGGNKSAITSISPISGFMSPRIASPMHPSGGGMGRGGGGGGRGRGRGGGIRRDRELIGTTIKITGGPYKGNVGIVKDATETTARVELHSTCQTISVDRSHIANVGVPTKDGGFSSYSRTPAYTAGGQTPMYARDGSKTPMHGSQTPMYENGSRTPHYGSMTPSHDGSRTPGQSGAWDPTVTNTPARTNDFDGYNMEEAGSPGYGPGYPPTGGPFTPQTPGTMYGSEQSFSSYQPSPSPAGSTTASPSPAGYVATPSPNGTGYTTSPHGAFATPSPMGYSPMTPGVPGSPYNPQTPGAGLDTGVTSGIINHTEWHTTDIEVRIRGSHPDPALAGQQGVIRGISAGMCAVFLPVEDRVVNLVCDQLEPVVPSRGDRVKVIIGEEREAIGTLLSIDNQEGVVKLNTDEVKMLHLRFLCKMKSS; this is encoded by the exons atgtcCGAGTCAGAGGGAAGTAATTTTTCCGATAATGAAAGTGATCGTGGGGGTGGAGGTAGTGAAAGCGATCAAGATGAAAATCGTAGTATTTCATGCAGTAGAAGCCCTTCCAGATCACCTTCGAGAAGTCCCTCTAGGTCTCGATCACGGTCTAAATCAGGATCAGG GTCAGAAGATGAAGATGCAAAAGCTGATGAAGCTGAGGAGGTTAAATCTGGTGACGAAGAAGCAGTGGAACCAGAAGAAGAACCAGAAG GTGAAGATCTGGATGGCAGTAGCGAGTAtgatgaagaggaagaggaagaagacgatGATAGAcctaggaagaaaaaaaagaaagatagatttgGTGGATTTATCATTGATGAAGCTGAAGTAGATGATGAAGTTGAAGATGACGAAGAGTGGGAAGAAGGAGCTCAAGAAATTGGTATTGTAGGGAATGAAGTAGATGAATTAGGACCTACTGCAAGGGAAATTGAAGGAAGACGTAGAGGTACTAATCTATGGGA TTCtcaaaaagaagatgaaatagAAGAATATTTGAGGAAAAAGTATGCAGATGAATCTGCAGCTGCTCGACACTTTGGTGATGGAGGTGAAGAGATGAGCGATGAAATTACTCAACAAACTTTACTTCCTGGAGTTAAAGATCCAAATCTCTGGATGATAAAATGCCGTATTGGAGAAGAAAGAGCAACTGTACTTTTATTAATgcgaaaatttattacatatcaGTTCTCTG GAGAACCACTTCAAATCAAGTCAGTTGTTGTACCTGAAGGTGTAAAaggttatatttatatagaagcTTACAAACAACCACACATAAAAGCTGCTATTGAAAATGTAGGAAATTTAAGAATGGGTATATGGAAACAGCAGATGGTACCAATTAAAGAAATGACTGATGTATTAAGAGTTGTGAAAGAACAAACAGGATTAAAGGCTAAACAATGGGTCAGATTGAAAAGAGGAATTTATAAAGATGATATAGCACAGGTAGATTATGTTGACTTAGCACAAAATCAAGTGCACTTAAAGTTACTGCCAAGAATAGATTATACCCGGCCCCGTGGTGCTTTAAGAACGGCACAAAGCGAATCTGAAgctttgaagagaaaaaagaagagaagaccACCTGCTAAACCATTCGATCCCGAAGCTATTCGAGCTATCGGAGGAGAAGTTACTAGCGATGgagattttttaatttttgaaggCAATAGATATAGTAGAAAGGG atttctttataaaaatttcactaCAAGTGCTATTATAGCAGAAGGTGTAAAGCCAACTCTTTCCGAGTTAGAGAGATTTGAGGAAGCACCCGAAGGCATCGAGATAGATTTAAGTGGAACTCCAACAACAGGAGTACCCGCTGGAAAAGAGGATCAAGGAGTGGTACATTCCTTCAGTAATGGTGATAATGTAGAAGTATGCGAAGGTGAATTGATAAACTTGCAAGGCAAGATCGTTTCGATAGATGGAAACATGATAATGGTCATGCCAAAACACGAAGAGCTAAAGGAGGCTCTAGAATTTCAATCAACAGAATTAAGAAAACACTTTACAATGGGTGATCATGtgaaa GTAGTAGCGGGACGATACGAAGGTGACACAGGTTTAATCGTTAGAGTCGAACAAAATAGAATAGTTTTGTTCTCTGATTTATCGATGCATGAACTGGAAGTTCTTCCAAGAGATTTACAATTATGTTCGGATATGGCAACTGGTGTCGATAGTTTAGGCCAGTTTCAATGGGGTGATTTAGTTCAACTTGATGCTCAAACGGTCGGTGTTATAGTTCGTCTTGAGcgtgaaaattttcatattctttctATGCATGGCAAAGTGATTGAAGCTAGACCACAAGGACTTACGAAGCGTCGAGAGAATAGAAATGCGGTAGCTTTGGACTCTCAACAAAATcctatacaaaaaaaagatattgtcAAAGTAGTTGATGGGCCACACGCAGGAAGAGGTGGTGAAATAAAACATCTTTATAGAAGTTTTGCATTTTTACATTCAAGAATGTTTGTTGATAATGGAGGCATATTCGTTTGTAAAACGAGGCATCTACAACTTTCTGGTGGGAACAAATCAGCTATTACATCTATATCTCCAATCTCAGGTTTCATGTCACCAAGAATTGCTTCACCAATGCATCCGAGCGG aggaGGTATGggacgaggaggaggtggCGGTGGTAGAGGTAGAGGTCGCGGTGGAGGTAtaaggagagacagagagttaATAGGAacgactataaaaataactggCGGACCGTATAAAGGAAACGTAGGCATAGTTAAAGATGCTACAGAAACTACTGCGCGTGTAGAACTACATTCGACGTGTCAAACGATATCCGTGGACAGGTCTCACATTGCAAACGTTGGAGTACCAACAAAAGACGGTGGTTTCAGCAGTTACAGTCGTACACCAGCGTACACGGCTGGTGGACAAACACCAATGTACGCGAGAGATGGATCCAAAACTCCTATGCATGGATCTCAGACGCCTATGTACGAAA ATGGATCACGTACTCCTCATTATGGTTCTATGACGCCATCTCATGATGGATCACGGACACCTGGTCAGTCAGGTGCTTGGGATCCTACAGTCACTAATACACCAGCAAGAACAAACGACTTCGATGGTTACAATATGGAAGAAGCCGGTTCACCTGGATATGGACCTGGCTATCCTCCTACCGGTGGTCCATTCACACCTCAAACACCTGGTACTATGTATGGATCCGAACAAAGTTTCAGCTCATATCAACCTAGTCCAAGTCCTGCGGGAAGTACGACTGCGAGTCCAAGTCCTGCAGGCTATGTCGCTACACCGTCTCCAAATGGGACTGGATATACTACAAGTCCTCATGGAGCATTTGCTACTCCATCGCCAATGGGTTATAGTCCCATGACACCAg GAGTCCCTGGAAGTCCGTATAATCCTCAAACTCCTGGTGCAGGTTTAGATACTGGAGTTACGTCGGGAATCATCAATCACACCGAATGGCACACAACAGACATAGAAGTACGTATTCGGGGTTCTCATCCAGATCCTGCACTAGCAGGACAGCAAGGTGTTATACGAGGAATTTCT GCCGGTATGTGTGCTGTGTTTCTACCTGTGGAAGACAGAGTCGTAAATTTGGTCTGCGATCAATTGGAACCAGTAGTACCTTCGAGAGGCGACCGAGTGAAAGTTATTATAGGCGAAGAGCGAGAAGCCATAGGTACCTTACTTTCGATCGACAATCAAGAAGGTGTCGTGAAATTGAATACTGACGAGGTAAAGATGTTGCATTTACGATTCTTGTGTAAAATGAAATCCTCGTAA
- the LOC124430606 gene encoding arfaptin-2, whose protein sequence is MSQITVTSSVMERSIHEMLKDAPSLNESDSAVHSGTPPPHVPNNCSGDNLPRPATINLTVGSSVPQTSVNVSPNTPIQNGDTQTMRTAQSKIESIKNWSISTYKCTKQLMYEKLGKTSRTVDSELESQIELLRDTQRKYCNILRLSRALASHFHHVVQTQHALGEAFSELAQKSPELQEEFLYNSETQRNLTKNGETLLGALNFFVSSVNTLCNKTIEDTLLTVRQYEIARIEYDAYRTDLETLAQAIKSDGNNAARLEEAQLNYEEHKQNFEKLRSDVSIKLKFLDENRIKVMHKQLLLFHNAVSAYFSGNQTALEATLKQFNIKVKSPNSSLPSWLEQ, encoded by the exons ATGTCACAGATTACTGTAACATCAAGTGTAATGGAAAGAAGCATTCATGAAATGTTAAAAGATGCTCCTTCTTTGAATGAAAGCGATAGTGCTGTTCATTCTGGAACACCTCCACCACATGTTCCAAATAATTGTAGTGGAGACAATTTACCGAGACCAGCTACCATAAATTTAACTGTAGGTAGCTCCGTACCACagacat CAGTGAATGTATCTCCAAATACACCTATCCAAAACGGAGATACACAAACAATGCGTACGGCTCAAAGCAAAAttgaaagtattaaaaattggAGTATTTCTACATATAAATGTACTAAACAACTTATGTATGAAAAACTTGGGAAAACATCACGTACCGTTGATTCTG AACTTGAGAGTCAAATTGAATTATTGCGAGACACTCAAAGGAAATATTGCAATATTTTAAGATTATCTCGGGCTTTAGCCTCTCACTTCCATCATGTGGTACAAACTCAACATGCTTTAGGAGAAGCATTTTCTGAATTAGCACAAAAATCACCTGAATTACAAGAagaatttttgtataattcaGAAACACAAAGAAATTTGACTAAAAATGGGGAAACGCTACTGGGGGCTTTGAATTTCTTTGTATCTTCTGTAAATACTCTTTGCAATAAGACTATTGAAGATACTTTACTGACAGTACGTCAGTATGAAATAGCACG GATTGAGTATGATGCATACAGAACAGATCTTGAAACACTAGCACAGGCTATAAAGTCAGATGGAAATAATGCAGCAAGATTAGAAGAAGCACAGTTAAATTATGAAGAACACAaacaaaattttgaaaaattacgtTCTGatgtttcaattaaattaaaatttttagatGAAAATAGA attaAAGTAATGCATAAACAGTTACTCTTATTTCATAATGCAGTATCTGCTTATTTCTCTGGGAATCAAACTGCATTGGAAGCAACACttaaacaatttaatattaaagttaaatcTCCAAATTCATCTTTACCATCATGGTTAGAACAGTAG
- the LOC124430571 gene encoding mitochondrial import inner membrane translocase subunit Tim10 B-like — protein sequence MDLLQLRNFRDFLLVYNQISETCFKRCADTFLTREITSNEDLCIKTCTEKHIHANHKIMELYMEIQPILVRKRIEEMNNNQATIMAQSEDEQKVGTTIR from the exons ATGGATCTTCTTCAATTGAGAAAT tTTCGAGACTTTCTTCTtgtatataatcaaatatcaGAGACTTGCTTCAAGAGATGTGCTGATACATTCCTTACTAGAGAAATAACTTCTAACGAG gatttatgtataaaaactTGTACAGAGAAGCATATACATGCAAATCACAAAATTATGGAATTATATATGGAAATCCAACCTATTCTAGTTcgtaaaagaatagaagaaatgaATAACAATCAAGCAACAATAATGGCACAATCAGAAGATGAACAGAAAGTAGGAACAACtataagataa
- the LOC124430917 gene encoding 60S ribosomal protein L36-like isoform X1, translated as MEMMAPRYELAVGLNRGHKTTTIRVAKSKTEKEKTVILRPSRLKGRQTKHSKFVRDLIREVTGHAPYEKRAMELLKVSKDKRALKFLKRRLGTHIRAKRKREELGNILVQMRKAHH; from the exons atggaaat GATGGCTCCAAGATATGAATTAGCTGTTGGCCTCAACAGAGGCCACAAAACTACTACCATCAGAGTGGCAAAAAgcaaaacagagaaagaaaaaactgttATACTTCGACCATCTAGATTAAAGGGg aGGCAAACAAAGCACAGCAAATTTGTAAGAGACTTAATACGTGAAGTAACCGGACATGCTCCATATGAAAAGCGCGCAATGGAATTGTTGAAAGTATCGAAAGATAAACGTGCTTTAAAGTTTCTGAAAAGAAGA tTGGGTACACATATCCGAGCAAAAAGGAAGCGTGaagaacttggaaatattcttgtACAAATGAGAAAAGCAcatcattaa
- the LOC124430917 gene encoding 60S ribosomal protein L36-like isoform X2, with product MAPRYELAVGLNRGHKTTTIRVAKSKTEKEKTVILRPSRLKGRQTKHSKFVRDLIREVTGHAPYEKRAMELLKVSKDKRALKFLKRRLGTHIRAKRKREELGNILVQMRKAHH from the exons ATGGCTCCAAGATATGAATTAGCTGTTGGCCTCAACAGAGGCCACAAAACTACTACCATCAGAGTGGCAAAAAgcaaaacagagaaagaaaaaactgttATACTTCGACCATCTAGATTAAAGGGg aGGCAAACAAAGCACAGCAAATTTGTAAGAGACTTAATACGTGAAGTAACCGGACATGCTCCATATGAAAAGCGCGCAATGGAATTGTTGAAAGTATCGAAAGATAAACGTGCTTTAAAGTTTCTGAAAAGAAGA tTGGGTACACATATCCGAGCAAAAAGGAAGCGTGaagaacttggaaatattcttgtACAAATGAGAAAAGCAcatcattaa
- the LOC124430915 gene encoding folliculin — protein MNAAIALCTFCEIHGPKVIFTTQTYRNYDNQTTEKLKFYGPKEILKQAQTTIDEGQQECEGCQSINNLKYLSNEHDTRTSFLSAQQPLTQDIEILLKHACIRSLSCEVHPGKEGVCYFGDEYRGHVLSRTFTLKDAQARGFRRWCSFIVFMRDKQFLLNMWPFLIDNLREVIRELQDCAERKYNIEEAECPQRTMRLTTTNSSSGSCHNSTKQVRALSSITNEKHVYVRIHMWLVWILSAGARHFIEILPMSLLDKELNYNLEHRIETEEGFTLVNTKLPVNLNLSTEESQTSEYSEISDNAAILILRNLKKILSKDQFRQLLYSSLTGIQILVRGPKTPRIELLHGLSSLVPRACRRVHAQAVEYLDLNKYNFIGVDTSVAVPLPSPNVCRLDIIADEHKVENTPSHIVKWTGLLPLKLPTLLVKLEKSLEDEKLGNSVLKAHFIALQKEWANIARVVHAMRGRGHRGDLSGLMLSLGAGPHDKQLLDAWSMGLPSNPA, from the exons ATGAATGCCGCTATTGCCTTATGTACATTTTGTGAAATACATGGACCTAAAGTAATATTTACCACTCAAACATATCGCAATTATGACAATCAAACTACAGAGAAGTTAAAGTTTTATGGaccaaaagaaatattaaaacaagcGCAAACAACAATAGATGAAGGACAACAAGAATGCGAAGGCTGTCagagtattaacaatttaaaatACTTGAGTAATGAGCATGATACCagaacatcctttttatctgcTCAACAACCATTGACTCaagatattgaaattttattaaaacatgcATGCATCAG GAGTCTTAGTTGTGAGGTACATCCAGGGAAAGAAGGTGTTTGCTATTTTGGAGATGAATACAGAGGGCATGTTTTAAGTCGTACTTTTACATTAAAAGATGCCCAG GCAAGAGGCTTTCGCAGATGGTGCAGCTTTATTGTTTTCATGAGGGACAAGCAATTTTTATTGAACATGTGGccatttttaattgataatctAAGAGAGGTCATTAGAGAATTACAGGACTGtgcagaaagaaaatacaatattgAAGAAGCTGAATGTCCACAAAGGACGATGCGTTTGACTACAACGAATAGCAGCTCAGGCTCCTGTCATAATTCAACAAAACAAGTTAGAGCACTTAGCAGTATAACAAATGAGAAGCATGTTTATGTCAG AATCCACATGTGGCTTGTATGGATCCTTAGTGCAGGCGCTAGacattttatagaaattttaccAATGAGTTTACTAGATAAAGAACTTAATTACAATTTAGAACATCGTATAG aaACTGAAGAAGGATTCACTTTGGTTAATACAAAATTACCTGTAAATTTGAACTTAAGTACAGAAGAATCTCAAACATCAGAATATTCTGAGATTTCAGATAATGCtgctattcttattttaagaaatttaaaaaaaatacttagCAAAGATCAATTCAGACAATTATTATACTCCAGTTTAACTGGCATTCAAATTTTGGTGAGAGGTCCAAAAACTCCAAGAATTGAATTGTTACATGGATTAAGTTCGCTGGTACCAAGAGCATGTAGAAGAGTACATGCACAAGCAGTAGAATATCTggatctaaataaatataattttattg GAGTGGACACATCGGTAGCTGTACCTTTACCATCTCCAAACGTATGTAGATTGGATATTATAGCTGATGAACATAAAGTTGAAAATACACCATCGCATATAGTTAAATGGACTGGTTTACTCCCATTAAAACTTCCTACATTATTAGTAAAACTTGAAAAGTCGTTGGAAGATGAAAAACTTGGAAATTCTGTTCTTAAGGCACACTTTATTGCTTTACAGAAAGAATGGGCAAA TATAGCCAGGGTTGTTCATGCGATGCGAGGCAGAGGTCATCGTGGAGATCTTTCTGGTCTCATGCTTAGTTTAGGAGCTGGTCCTCATGATAAACAACTGTTAGATGCATGGTCTATGGGTTTACCATCAAATCCtgcataa
- the LOC124430912 gene encoding eukaryotic translation initiation factor 3 subunit C-like, translated as MSRFFANGSDSESDSTSEEEQVQRVPTTAFTFSDEEEETKRVVRSTKEKRYEEIANLIKLIRNYKKIKDMSSMLSSFEDLMRAYQKALPVIAKEESGQTPRFYIRCLVEMEDFINEVWEDREGRRNMSKNNSKSLTSLRQKLRKYNKDFEEDIGKFRENPDQDDDEDDDKGEEAVESEEEEDSALVFKKGSSEVSEPDISKFKKSMADGEDGSESETDWGSDSESESTSSDDEGQYQNYRERFIKKAADKEDDEDKVKRKEQRKERKEKERKKKKDEDDGEGEWETVKGGVAIPSEKPKMFAKDAEINISAVLKKLSEVIAARGKKRTDRREQIELLHELQSIADAHNLGPAVAVKIKFSIVSSIFDYNPKVSDAMKPEYWSKILERITEMLDMLLSTSDMMISETVSEDAEEYENAPYKLHGCVLTLVERLDEEFTKLLKECDPHSNEYVERLKDEKQVASIIDKVQEYLERQGTVSELCRVYLRKIEHLYYKFDPNVLKQKEGELGSEVMTSVQVMEKLCRYIYAHDNTDRLRTRAILSHIYHHAHHDNWFRARDLMLMSHLQETIQHSDPATQILHNRTMAHLGLCAFRHANIKDAHNCLVDLMVTGKVKELLAQGLLPQRQHERSKEQEKIEKQRQMPFHMHINLELLECVYLVSAMLIEIPYMAAHEFDARRRMISKTFYQQLRSSERQSLVGPPESMREHVVAAAKAMRNGNWSACNNFIINEKMNAKVWDLFYQADKVRTMLTRLIKEESLRTYLFTYSHVYDSISMPKLAEMFELKRSVAHSIISKMIINEELMASLDDPTETVVMHRSEPSRLQSLALQLSDKVNNFVDSNERIFEMKQGNFFSRGNQGNFRDRQNYNRQGQDWGRQRRDRDRDRNREENRNY; from the exons ATGAGTCGATTTTTCGCAAATGGTTCAGATTCTGAATCTGATAGCACATCTGAAGAAGAGCAGGTTCAAAGAGTACCAACTACAGCATTTACT TTTagcgatgaagaagaagaaacaaagcgTGTTGTACGTTCAactaaggaaaaaagatatgaagAAATTGCTAATCTTATTAAACTCATAAGAAACTATAAAAAGATCAAAGATATGAGTAGTATGCTTTCTA gTTTCGAAGATTTGATGCGAGCTTATCAAAAAGCTTTGCCTGTAatagcaaaagaagaaagtggTCAGACACCACGTTTTTATATTAGATGTTTAGTAGAGATGGAAGATTTCATCAATGAAGTATGGGAAGATCGTGAAGGACGTAGAAATATGTCTAAAAACAATTCTAAATCGTTAACTTCTCTACGTCAAAAGCTTCGTAAATACAATAAAGACTTTGAAGAAGACATTGGAAAATTTAGAGAAAATCCAGATCAAGATGATGACGAAGATGATGATAAAG gTGAAGAAGCTGTGGAatcggaagaagaagaagacagtGCTCTAGTATTCAAAAAGGGTAGTTCAGAAGTTAGTGAACCTGACATATCTAAATTTAag aagAGTATGGCTGATGGTGAGGATGGTAGTGAGAGTGAAACTGATTGGGGCAGTGATTCAGAGAGTGAGAGTACAAGTAGCGACGATGAGGGTCAATATCAAAATTACCGAGAACGATTTATTAAGAA aGCTGCAGataaagaagatgatgaagataaagtaaaacgaaaagaacagagaaaagagcgtaaagaaaaagaacgaaagaagaagaaagatgaagatgatggAGAAGGAGAATGGGAGACAGTCAAGGGTGGTGTTGCCATTCCTTCAGAAAAGCCAAAAATGTTTGCAAAAGATgccgaaataaatatatctgctGTTTTAAAGAAACTTTCCGAAGTAATTGCAGCACGTGGGAAAAAACGTACAGATCGACGTGAACAAATAGAATTATTACATGAGTTACAGTCTATTGCTGATGCCCATAACCTTGGACCAGCTGTAGcagttaaaattaaattttccattgtttcatctatttttgattataatcCTAAAGTATCTGATGCAATGAAGCCGGAATATTGGTCTAA AATATTAGAGCGTATTACAGAAATGCTTGACATGTTATTGAGTACATCAGATATGATGATCTCAGAAACTGTCTCAGAAGATGCAGAAGAATATGAAAATGCTCCATATAAATTACATGGTTGTGTTTTAACATTGGTAGAAAGACTTGATGAAGAATTTACCAAACTATTGAAAGAATGTGATCCACACAGCAATGAATATGTAGAAAG ATTGAAGGACGAAAAACAAGTTGCATCAATTATAGACAAAGTTCAGGAATATCTTGAAAGACAAGGAACTGTGTCAGAACTTTGTCGAGTTTATTTACGTAAAATTGAACActtgtattataaatttgatccGAATGTTCTTAAGCAAAAGGAG GGAGAACTTGGATCGGAGGTAATGACATCAGTACAAGTGATGGAGAAACTTTGCAGATATATTTATGCTCATGATAATACTGATAGGCTGAGGACACGAGCCATTCTTTCACATATTTATCATCATGCACATCACGATAATTGGTTTCGTGCTAGAGATCTTATGTTAATGTCACATTTACAAGAAACGATTCAACATTCCGATCCAGCTACTCAG ATATTACATAATCGTACAATGGCACATCTGGGATTGTGTGCTTTTCGTCATGCAAATATTAAAGATGCACATAATTGTCTCGTTGATCTTATGGTGACTGGAAAAGTGAAGGAACTTTTAGCACAAGGTTTGCTTCCACAGCGACAGCATGAACGAAGcaaggaacaagaaaaaatagaaaagcaaAGACAAATGCCATTTCATATGCATATTAATTTAGAACTTTTAGAATGTGTTTATCTTGTCTCTGCAATGCTTATCGAAATTCCTTATATGGCTG CACATGAGTTTGAtgcaagaagaagaatgatatCAAAAACTTTTTATCAACAATTGAGATCAAGCGAACGCCAATCATTGGTTGGACCACCAGAATCTATGAGAGAACATGTTGTTGCAGCAGCAAAAGCAATGCGTAATGGAAATTGGTCTGCCTGCAATAATTTCATCATTAATGAGAAAATGAATGCAAAG gtttGGGATTTATTTTATCAGGCTGATAAAGTACGCACAATGCTTACTagattaataaaagaagaatcattgagaacttatttatttacatattcacATGTTTATGATTCTATTTCAATGCCTAAACTCGCAGAAATGTTCGAATTAAAACGATCAGTTGCTCATTCCATTATTAGTAAGATGATTATTAACGAAGAGTTAatg GCTTCTTTGGATGATCCAACAGAAACTGTTGTAATGCATCGAAGTGAACCTAGTCGTTTACAATCACTTGCATTACAACTTAGTgacaaagtaaataatttcgtAGATTCTAATGAACGTATTTTTGAAATGAAACAAG GCAACTTCTTTTCGAGAGGAAATCAAGGAAACTTTCGTGATCGTCAAAATTATAATCGGCAAGGACAAGATTGGGGAAGACAGAGACGCGATCGTGATCGTGATCGTAATCGAGAAGAAAACcgaaattattga